One window of Candidatus Mycobacterium wuenschmannii genomic DNA carries:
- a CDS encoding thiolase family protein codes for MPHDAPAIIGAAELTPGRKSACTSTEMHVRAAVAALADAGVAPDEVDGLVCAGPMTNEGSIFLSEDLMDYLGLHNLKLQMTCQLGGGTHLAMTRMATNIIARGEAETVLVVSAGKFPPIRDGGRELMSLVCDHAFEMPYGPSVPALYGLIAQAWMHETGQGKADIAEVTVSQDRWAALNPAAIAHGAQRLSVEDVLTSRPIAGPFHFYHCSIPCEGGGALVLRSARRAREGEHRPVHLLGFGEGHTHGFLTSLARPGRTGAARSGPMAFERSGRTPADVDVALLYDAFASNPAMILEEAGFVKPGGAGDFYRDGRADPGGDLPVNTDGGLIRFGHTGTSSGISQILEGYWQLSGRAEGRQVPGADTAFVHSYGSMLCSHVSMVMEGAS; via the coding sequence ATGCCACACGACGCGCCGGCCATCATCGGTGCCGCCGAACTCACTCCGGGTAGGAAATCGGCGTGCACCTCCACCGAAATGCACGTGCGCGCCGCGGTCGCGGCGCTCGCGGATGCAGGGGTGGCCCCGGACGAAGTCGACGGTCTCGTGTGCGCCGGCCCGATGACGAACGAGGGCTCGATCTTTTTGTCCGAGGACCTCATGGACTACCTCGGACTGCACAACCTGAAACTTCAGATGACCTGCCAACTCGGCGGCGGGACCCATCTCGCCATGACGCGAATGGCGACTAACATCATCGCCCGGGGCGAGGCCGAAACGGTGCTGGTTGTTTCAGCCGGCAAATTCCCGCCAATCCGTGACGGCGGGCGCGAACTGATGTCGCTGGTGTGTGATCACGCGTTCGAGATGCCCTACGGGCCATCAGTTCCGGCGCTTTACGGCTTGATCGCGCAGGCCTGGATGCACGAAACCGGCCAGGGTAAGGCGGACATCGCCGAGGTCACCGTGTCGCAGGATCGCTGGGCGGCCCTGAATCCCGCGGCCATCGCCCACGGTGCGCAACGCCTGAGCGTCGAGGACGTGCTGACGTCCCGACCTATCGCCGGACCGTTCCACTTCTACCATTGCTCCATCCCGTGCGAGGGCGGTGGCGCGCTCGTACTGCGCTCCGCCCGCAGGGCCCGCGAGGGTGAGCACCGGCCGGTGCACCTGCTGGGCTTCGGAGAGGGCCACACGCACGGCTTTCTGACCTCGCTGGCCCGGCCGGGTCGCACCGGGGCCGCCCGGTCAGGTCCGATGGCCTTCGAGCGCTCTGGGCGCACCCCGGCCGACGTCGATGTCGCCCTGCTGTACGACGCCTTCGCCTCCAACCCGGCGATGATCCTCGAGGAGGCGGGCTTCGTGAAGCCCGGCGGCGCAGGCGATTTCTACCGCGACGGCCGCGCCGACCCTGGCGGCGACCTTCCGGTGAACACCGACGGCGGCCTGATCCGGTTCGGCCACACCGGAACCTCCTCTGGCATCTCGCAGATCCTCGAGGGCTACTGGCAGTTGTCCGGTCGCGCCGAGGGTCGCCAGGTACCCGGCGCGGACACCGCGTTCGTGCACAGCTACGGCTCGATGCTGTGCAGTCACGTCAGCATGGTGATGGAGGGGGCGTCATGA
- a CDS encoding Zn-ribbon domain-containing OB-fold protein: protein MTAASSSLDGLHDRQALPPLTDVNRPYFAAAARGALVFQRCANGHPFLYPRLVCPVCHDAELAWETAAGTGEILSFAPVYRPPWDSFPRSEPYIVVLVRLDEGPQLLASLEGVAPDDVGMGARVRAVFERVSEDLGLVRFGPAS, encoded by the coding sequence ATGACCGCAGCTTCGAGTTCTCTCGACGGTCTGCACGATCGTCAGGCGTTGCCGCCCCTGACCGACGTCAACCGCCCCTACTTCGCGGCCGCGGCCCGCGGCGCACTCGTCTTCCAGCGGTGCGCCAACGGCCACCCGTTCCTCTACCCGCGGCTGGTGTGTCCCGTCTGCCATGACGCCGAGCTGGCCTGGGAGACCGCAGCGGGTACGGGAGAAATCCTCAGTTTCGCGCCGGTGTATCGCCCTCCGTGGGATTCCTTCCCGCGCAGTGAGCCCTACATCGTGGTGCTCGTCCGGCTCGACGAGGGGCCGCAGCTGCTGGCCAGCCTCGAGGGCGTGGCACCCGACGACGTCGGCATGGGCGCCCGGGTGCGCGCGGTGTTCGAGCGGGTGAGCGAGGACCTCGGGCTGGTCCGATTCGGGCCGGCATCGTGA
- a CDS encoding LLM class flavin-dependent oxidoreductase, translating into MSTYGVSVLGADLATLVETAEAADRAGFDAAWASEFYSRSGSISMAAMAARTHHCRLGSSILYGVGRSPLVLATEARDLDELSGGRLVLGLGNGTRRMMSDWHGVEDTSAPALRMEELVPLVRRIWNLHEGPVRHEGRFYRLNLVPTGEVAPPTRTIPIITAGVRPRMCEVAGRVADGLAGHPLFTTAYVEEVARPAVIRGAERAGRNPADVEIVSMVICSVHDDPQIARREAAQQIAFYSSVKSYEHVLDVSGFASQGAVIREAFARRDLPAMFAAVTDDMIDTMAVAGTAAEVRAGLRRYEGVLDHIVLYSPSIGLAPERIAENLGSLIRDCAPTIASAKGVHNG; encoded by the coding sequence GTGAGCACCTACGGTGTCTCGGTACTCGGTGCGGACCTGGCCACCCTCGTCGAGACCGCCGAGGCCGCCGACCGCGCCGGATTCGACGCCGCCTGGGCGTCGGAGTTCTACTCGCGCTCCGGCTCGATCTCGATGGCCGCCATGGCCGCCCGCACACACCACTGTCGCCTCGGATCGTCGATCCTGTACGGGGTGGGGCGTAGCCCACTCGTGTTGGCCACCGAAGCGCGCGACCTCGACGAGCTCTCCGGCGGCCGCCTGGTGCTCGGCCTCGGCAACGGCACACGCCGCATGATGAGCGACTGGCACGGTGTCGAGGACACCTCCGCACCCGCCCTGCGCATGGAGGAACTGGTCCCGCTCGTGCGACGGATCTGGAACCTGCACGAGGGCCCGGTACGCCACGAGGGGCGTTTCTACCGGCTGAACCTCGTTCCGACGGGGGAGGTCGCGCCGCCGACGCGGACAATCCCGATCATCACCGCCGGGGTGCGTCCGCGGATGTGCGAGGTGGCTGGGCGCGTCGCCGACGGCTTGGCCGGTCATCCGCTGTTCACCACGGCCTACGTCGAGGAGGTTGCCCGCCCGGCCGTCATCCGCGGCGCCGAACGGGCTGGGCGCAATCCCGCCGACGTAGAGATCGTCTCCATGGTGATCTGCTCGGTGCACGATGATCCGCAGATCGCACGTCGTGAGGCCGCGCAGCAGATTGCGTTCTACTCCTCGGTGAAATCGTATGAGCACGTGCTCGATGTGAGTGGCTTCGCCAGCCAGGGGGCCGTGATTCGGGAGGCGTTCGCTCGGCGCGACCTGCCGGCCATGTTCGCCGCCGTCACCGACGACATGATCGACACGATGGCCGTGGCTGGCACCGCGGCTGAGGTTCGCGCTGGGTTGCGCCGGTACGAAGGCGTGTTGGACCACATCGTTCTGTATTCGCCATCGATCGGGCTCGCACCCGAACGCATCGCCGAGAATCTGGGCAGCCTCATCCGAGACTGTGCGCCGACCATCGCCAGCGCGAAAGGAGTCCATAATGGCTGA
- a CDS encoding FAS1-like dehydratase domain-containing protein, producing MADASLIGTHLGTTTFPVDRSKVREFALSLDDDDSVYQDAAAARAAGFGAIPAPPTFVVAAAHWRDDDDVAGALGLDLRRVLHGECGWEYFAPVLVGDELTETRRVSNVTSRQGKRGGTMTMVTIETDFTNQRDELVVRQTDILIETGGPA from the coding sequence ATGGCTGACGCCTCGCTCATCGGGACGCACCTGGGCACTACCACGTTCCCCGTCGACCGTTCCAAAGTGCGAGAGTTCGCGCTTTCGCTCGACGATGACGACTCCGTGTACCAGGACGCCGCCGCCGCTCGCGCCGCCGGCTTCGGAGCAATCCCCGCTCCCCCGACCTTCGTCGTCGCCGCGGCGCACTGGCGCGACGACGACGATGTGGCGGGCGCTCTCGGCCTCGACCTTCGGCGCGTACTGCACGGCGAGTGCGGCTGGGAATACTTCGCACCGGTGCTCGTCGGGGACGAACTCACCGAGACGCGTCGAGTCTCGAACGTGACCAGTCGCCAAGGCAAACGCGGCGGCACCATGACGATGGTGACGATCGAGACCGACTTCACCAATCAGCGCGACGAACTCGTTGTGCGCCAGACCGACATTCTGATCGAGACGGGAGGCCCCGCATGA
- a CDS encoding MaoC/PaaZ C-terminal domain-containing protein produces the protein MTTATPVVLADGDEMPTSWFGPLTRSHIVRYAGSGGDFNPIHHDEEFARSAGMPGVFGMGLLHGGVLAQRLAGWVGLANIRSFRVRFTGQVWPGDVLSFAGRVTGVREAGGQQVADLELEVTRQTGDTAIKASAVVQVAP, from the coding sequence ATGACGACCGCGACACCGGTGGTACTGGCCGATGGCGACGAGATGCCGACCTCCTGGTTCGGCCCGCTGACGCGCTCACACATCGTGCGCTACGCGGGTTCTGGCGGCGACTTCAATCCGATACATCACGACGAGGAGTTCGCCCGCTCGGCTGGTATGCCCGGCGTGTTCGGCATGGGGTTGCTGCACGGCGGCGTCCTGGCGCAGCGGCTGGCCGGCTGGGTGGGACTGGCCAATATCCGGTCGTTCCGGGTCCGTTTCACCGGCCAGGTATGGCCCGGCGACGTGCTCAGCTTCGCCGGCAGGGTCACCGGCGTCCGCGAGGCCGGAGGCCAACAGGTAGCGGATCTCGAACTCGAAGTCACGCGGCAGACCGGCGACACCGCGATAAAGGCGAGCGCCGTCGTGCAGGTGGCTCCGTGA
- a CDS encoding FAS1-like dehydratase domain-containing protein, protein MTFGTFEEGRAWVGHRSEPRRAWFPIDRSMVLYYCSLVEDSNPNYWEGEDCPPGLLMTLGFAPQWAPEHLARADMMLAVSVPLPGHHIINASTTTEFERRPRVGDLVSIVEEVASISAPKTTRVGTGVFITTVSTFSDQYGEVIGRNTNVLFRYDTDADQEPS, encoded by the coding sequence ATGACCTTCGGGACCTTCGAAGAGGGCCGGGCGTGGGTCGGTCATCGCTCCGAACCGCGGCGCGCATGGTTCCCGATCGACCGATCGATGGTGTTGTACTACTGCTCGCTCGTCGAGGACTCGAACCCCAACTACTGGGAGGGTGAGGACTGCCCGCCCGGGTTACTGATGACACTCGGCTTCGCGCCGCAGTGGGCGCCCGAGCATCTGGCGCGTGCGGACATGATGCTCGCGGTGAGCGTGCCACTGCCCGGCCACCACATCATCAACGCCTCAACGACAACGGAGTTCGAACGCCGCCCACGGGTAGGCGATCTCGTGTCGATTGTGGAGGAGGTCGCCTCGATCTCCGCGCCGAAGACGACGCGGGTGGGCACCGGCGTGTTCATCACGACGGTCAGCACATTTTCCGATCAGTACGGCGAGGTCATCGGACGCAACACCAACGTGCTGTTCCGCTACGACACCGACGCTGACCAGGAGCCATCGTGA
- a CDS encoding hotdog family protein → MNSSDARPAVRFADVVVGDALRPVSIEVTYKRICMNAASTWDWFPGHHNPEYARSQGQRTIYLSTLFFHGFIDRGLNEWAGPDALIRRRKIAMIRSIYPGQTATLSGKVVAKRRDGGRGLVDFELLVSSEDGPCVPSEATVDLAAESGGAPA, encoded by the coding sequence GTGAATTCGAGCGACGCGCGGCCAGCCGTACGGTTCGCGGACGTCGTTGTCGGCGACGCGCTGAGACCGGTCTCGATCGAGGTCACCTACAAGCGCATCTGCATGAACGCGGCCTCGACGTGGGACTGGTTCCCCGGTCACCACAACCCTGAGTACGCGCGGAGTCAGGGCCAGCGCACGATCTACCTGTCGACCCTGTTCTTTCACGGCTTCATTGACCGTGGCCTCAACGAATGGGCCGGCCCCGACGCGCTGATCCGTCGCCGCAAGATCGCGATGATCCGGTCGATTTATCCGGGCCAGACGGCGACTCTCAGCGGCAAGGTCGTCGCCAAACGCCGCGACGGCGGGCGGGGCCTGGTCGACTTCGAATTACTCGTCTCTAGCGAGGACGGTCCGTGCGTACCGAGCGAAGCCACGGTCGACCTGGCCGCCGAATCCGGCGGGGCGCCTGCGTGA
- a CDS encoding enoyl-CoA hydratase/isomerase family protein has translation MREQPIRYEVVDGVAWLTINRPEARNALNDSVRLGLFDAVRRFNDDDAAKVLVLTGAGDKAFCAGGDLKEMAQNALKVPPKDFAPQFGRNIEVEKPTIAAVNGVAFAGGFLLAQQCDLVVAAQHATFAVSEVKVGRGSPWAAPLSWLVPPRIAMQILLTGDPITAERAHQVGLVNEVVRAEQLRERTQQLALRIAANAPLSVLASKRTVYLSAQHHLAAAYDMADEIWEPVYLSDDAQEGPAAFREKRAPQWKGR, from the coding sequence GTGCGCGAGCAACCGATTCGCTACGAGGTCGTCGACGGCGTGGCCTGGCTGACGATCAACCGCCCCGAGGCGCGTAACGCGCTCAACGACTCCGTGCGCTTGGGGCTTTTCGACGCAGTGCGCCGCTTCAACGACGACGACGCGGCGAAGGTGCTCGTCCTCACCGGCGCAGGCGATAAGGCGTTCTGCGCGGGCGGTGATCTGAAGGAGATGGCGCAGAATGCGCTCAAAGTGCCGCCGAAGGACTTCGCTCCGCAGTTCGGCCGCAATATCGAGGTCGAGAAGCCGACGATCGCCGCGGTCAACGGTGTCGCGTTCGCCGGGGGGTTCCTTCTCGCGCAGCAATGCGACCTGGTCGTGGCCGCCCAGCATGCGACCTTCGCCGTCAGTGAGGTCAAAGTGGGCCGCGGGTCGCCCTGGGCGGCACCCCTGTCCTGGCTGGTACCGCCTCGCATCGCTATGCAAATCCTGCTGACTGGCGACCCGATCACCGCTGAACGCGCCCACCAGGTCGGCTTGGTCAACGAGGTGGTGCGGGCGGAGCAGTTGCGTGAGCGCACCCAACAATTGGCACTTCGGATCGCCGCAAACGCTCCGCTATCGGTGCTCGCATCCAAGCGCACCGTTTATCTGTCGGCGCAGCATCACCTGGCCGCCGCTTACGACATGGCCGACGAGATATGGGAGCCGGTCTATCTGAGCGACGACGCGCAGGAAGGCCCGGCCGCGTTCCGCGAGAAGCGCGCACCGCAGTGGAAAGGACGGTGA
- a CDS encoding TIGR03084 family metal-binding protein has protein sequence MAVTMQSVITDIEAETAALRELVAPLPEGPHGWDTPTPAVGWSIQDQISHLAFFDDVAVRSATDPEGFSSEYLPMMADDSISPDVIADRYRLMPGADVLAWFDTSRAVLVTTFAGIEPATRLPWFGPPMSAVSSLTARLMETWAHGQDVVDALGATSEPTSRLRHVAHIGVGARAFSYLANGLEPLTDPVRVELDAPDGTMWAWGPADAGDRVRGPALDFCLLVTQRRHRDDTTLVADGPVADQWLSIAQAFAGPPGGGRAAGQFAGLPR, from the coding sequence ATGGCGGTGACCATGCAGTCGGTTATCACCGACATCGAAGCGGAGACGGCCGCCTTACGCGAACTGGTCGCGCCGCTACCCGAAGGTCCGCACGGCTGGGACACGCCTACTCCGGCGGTGGGCTGGTCAATCCAAGACCAGATCAGCCATCTGGCCTTCTTCGACGACGTGGCGGTGCGATCGGCCACCGACCCCGAGGGGTTCAGCAGCGAGTACCTCCCGATGATGGCCGACGACAGCATCTCACCCGACGTCATCGCCGACCGCTACCGTCTCATGCCGGGTGCCGACGTCCTCGCGTGGTTCGACACGTCGCGGGCGGTCCTCGTCACCACATTCGCGGGCATCGAACCGGCGACGCGCCTCCCGTGGTTCGGGCCGCCGATGAGCGCGGTCTCGTCGCTCACCGCGCGGCTCATGGAGACCTGGGCACACGGTCAAGACGTCGTCGATGCGCTCGGCGCGACCAGCGAGCCGACTTCACGGCTGCGGCACGTGGCCCACATCGGTGTGGGTGCACGCGCATTCAGCTACCTGGCCAACGGTCTCGAGCCGCTCACCGACCCGGTACGCGTCGAGCTGGACGCCCCTGACGGCACCATGTGGGCGTGGGGCCCAGCTGATGCCGGCGATCGTGTGCGGGGGCCCGCACTGGACTTCTGCCTGTTGGTGACTCAGCGCCGCCACCGCGACGACACGACTTTGGTCGCCGACGGCCCGGTTGCCGACCAATGGCTCTCGATCGCCCAGGCATTCGCCGGGCCACCCGGCGGGGGGCGCGCCGCGGGCCAGTTTGCGGGGTTACCGCGGTGA
- a CDS encoding acyclic terpene utilization AtuA family protein, with the protein MSVPIRIGNCSGFYGDRIAAAREMVEGGPIDVLSGDYLAELTMLILAKAQAKDPTSGYARTFLTQMEQVLGTCLDRRIKIVANAGGLNPAGLATALRELAGRLGLTATVAHVEGDDLRGHLAAITPPVGETKPVSANAYLGAWGITEALRSGADVVVTGRVTDASLVVGPAAWWHGWALEDWDRLAGAVVAGHVIECGPQATGGNYAFLDEVTDRRYPGFPIAEVAEDGSSVITKHPDTGGLVSVGTVTAQLLYEIAEPAYLGPDVVTHFDTIRLSQQGEHRVAISGTKGSSPPDTLKVALNEVGGFRNTMTMVLTGLDIEDKAAFAEQQLFDVLGGRDAFDEVDVRLLRFDVSDAPTNEQACAHLRVTVKDADPRKVGRAFSGGIMEIALAGFAGFHTTTPPSSETAFGIYRPAYVPRSAVTQILVDADGTRQAIPDPPSGAAVPAAAAPPANLPASSGPTRRAPLGSVLGARSGDKGGNVNLGLWARDNASYTWARAFLSVERVRALLGPEAAHLRIERFELANLRALNFVAHGLLGDGVASSTRPDAQAKGLGECVRSRVVDIPESLLNAH; encoded by the coding sequence GTGAGCGTCCCAATTCGCATCGGCAACTGTTCCGGGTTTTACGGCGACCGCATCGCCGCGGCCCGCGAGATGGTTGAGGGTGGCCCGATCGACGTCCTGAGCGGCGACTACCTGGCTGAACTGACCATGCTCATCCTGGCCAAGGCCCAGGCCAAGGACCCGACCAGCGGATACGCTCGCACGTTCCTCACCCAGATGGAGCAGGTGCTGGGCACCTGTCTGGACCGTCGCATCAAGATCGTCGCTAACGCGGGCGGACTGAATCCCGCCGGCCTGGCGACCGCGTTGCGTGAGCTGGCCGGGCGCCTCGGCCTCACAGCGACCGTCGCGCACGTTGAGGGCGACGACCTGCGCGGCCATCTCGCCGCAATCACGCCGCCCGTCGGCGAGACCAAACCGGTGTCGGCGAACGCCTACCTCGGCGCCTGGGGCATCACGGAGGCGCTGCGATCCGGCGCCGACGTGGTTGTGACCGGCCGGGTCACCGATGCCTCACTGGTGGTCGGCCCTGCCGCGTGGTGGCATGGCTGGGCGCTTGAAGACTGGGATCGACTCGCGGGTGCCGTGGTCGCCGGACATGTGATCGAATGCGGCCCGCAGGCGACGGGCGGCAACTACGCATTCCTCGATGAGGTCACCGACCGCCGCTACCCCGGGTTCCCGATCGCCGAGGTCGCCGAGGACGGCTCTTCGGTGATCACGAAACATCCGGACACCGGGGGACTGGTCTCGGTCGGGACGGTCACCGCCCAACTGCTCTACGAGATCGCAGAACCCGCCTATCTCGGCCCCGACGTCGTGACCCACTTCGACACCATCCGCCTGAGCCAACAGGGTGAGCATCGTGTTGCGATCAGCGGCACCAAAGGTAGTTCGCCACCCGACACACTCAAGGTTGCGCTGAACGAGGTGGGCGGGTTCCGAAACACGATGACGATGGTGCTCACCGGCCTCGACATTGAGGACAAGGCGGCCTTCGCCGAGCAGCAGCTCTTCGATGTACTCGGCGGACGCGACGCTTTCGATGAGGTCGATGTGAGACTGCTGCGTTTCGACGTGTCCGATGCGCCGACGAACGAACAGGCCTGCGCGCACCTGCGGGTAACGGTCAAGGACGCCGACCCGCGCAAGGTGGGGCGGGCCTTCTCCGGCGGGATCATGGAGATCGCGCTGGCCGGTTTCGCCGGCTTCCACACCACCACGCCGCCGTCCTCGGAGACTGCTTTCGGTATCTACCGGCCGGCCTACGTGCCGCGCTCGGCGGTTACTCAGATACTCGTCGACGCAGACGGCACCCGGCAGGCGATCCCCGATCCGCCATCGGGTGCCGCCGTCCCCGCTGCCGCCGCTCCGCCTGCGAATCTGCCCGCGTCATCCGGGCCGACGCGACGTGCGCCACTCGGATCGGTACTCGGCGCGCGGTCCGGAGACAAGGGCGGCAACGTCAACCTCGGCCTGTGGGCGCGCGACAATGCCAGCTACACGTGGGCGCGTGCATTCCTCAGCGTCGAGCGCGTGCGCGCGCTGCTGGGGCCGGAGGCGGCGCACTTGCGAATCGAGCGCTTCGAACTGGCGAACCTGCGCGCACTGAACTTCGTCGCGCATGGCTTGCTCGGCGACGGGGTAGCGTCCTCGACCCGGCCGGACGCGCAGGCCAAGGGGCTAGGTGAGTGCGTGCGGTCCCGCGTGGTGGACATCCCCGAATCGCTGCTGAACGCACACTGA
- a CDS encoding SDR family NAD(P)-dependent oxidoreductase — MGKLEGKIALVSGSGRGIGRAIAEKLAGDGAKVVVNDLDATPAEETIAAIEAAGGTAVGCPGSVTEDGFAERFVQTAVDEFGGLDIIVNNAGYTWDSVVQKMTDEQWDAILDVHLKAPFRILRAAQPVISAAVKREREAGHVTCRKVVNISSIAGTGGNAGQANYSSGKAGILGLTKAMSKEWGRYNVTVNAVAFGLIRTRLTETPAGGDGTIDIQGRELAVGVNPDLLATMERAIPLGRAGTPADGAGAVYLLCIPESDYISGQVVICGGGFNA; from the coding sequence ATGGGCAAACTGGAGGGCAAGATCGCGCTCGTCTCCGGGTCGGGGCGCGGCATCGGACGTGCCATCGCCGAGAAGCTTGCTGGGGACGGCGCCAAGGTGGTCGTGAACGACCTCGACGCCACTCCAGCTGAGGAGACGATTGCCGCGATCGAAGCTGCCGGCGGCACCGCTGTCGGGTGCCCCGGCAGCGTCACCGAGGATGGCTTCGCCGAACGCTTCGTACAGACGGCCGTCGATGAGTTCGGCGGACTGGACATCATCGTTAACAATGCCGGCTACACCTGGGACTCGGTGGTGCAGAAGATGACCGACGAGCAGTGGGATGCGATCCTCGACGTGCATCTCAAAGCGCCGTTCCGGATCCTGCGCGCTGCCCAACCGGTGATCAGCGCGGCGGTGAAAAGGGAGCGCGAGGCCGGTCACGTAACGTGCCGCAAAGTCGTCAACATCTCCTCGATCGCCGGTACTGGCGGCAACGCCGGCCAAGCGAACTACTCCTCTGGTAAGGCCGGCATCCTCGGGCTCACAAAGGCCATGTCGAAGGAGTGGGGCCGCTACAACGTGACGGTCAATGCTGTCGCGTTCGGGCTCATCCGCACCCGCCTCACCGAGACTCCCGCCGGAGGCGACGGCACGATCGACATCCAGGGTCGCGAACTGGCGGTCGGCGTCAACCCCGACCTGCTCGCCACGATGGAGCGTGCCATCCCCCTCGGCCGAGCCGGAACGCCAGCGGACGGCGCTGGTGCCGTCTACCTACTGTGTATCCCTGAGTCGGACTACATCAGCGGCCAGGTCGTGATCTGCGGGGGCGGCTTCAACGCGTGA
- a CDS encoding acyl-CoA synthetase produces MQRGISHWITRRSLLNGGRAALVSDGEHITYADLDRRTNQVAAALLALGVRKGDRVAALLVNSAEFIQVLMGCAKIGAVTVPINVRLAGPEIGYILADSGADVLIFHDPLAAQATRAVTEPGVRVRHLVRAGGVPAPGEFGYGDLVSGAEPEPVDGDVDGRDPAFVMYTSGTTGRPKGAILTHDNLLWNAINVLGTDMGLRAEDVTVAVAPMFHIGGLGAHTLPLLYVGGTSVIMPSFDPRATLQAMADHRVTVQFMVPAMWTALTQVPDFDSFDLSALRFAMGGGSPVPLTVIDFMRERGVPFTEGFGMTETAPLVTILDADNITKRAGSIGRVAMHVDARIVDDDDRDVATDTVGELIVRGPNVFAGYWMKAEASAEAFRGGWFHTGDLGRMDAEGYITLVDRKKDMIISGGENVYPIEVEQVLFRHPALLDAAVIGGKDPKWGERVVAVVVADPATQAPCAEEIVAWCRERLAHFKCPRDVHFVAELPRNATGKLLKTALREQFTGIKGGVVLR; encoded by the coding sequence ATGCAACGCGGAATCAGTCATTGGATCACCCGACGTTCCTTGCTCAACGGTGGGCGCGCCGCGTTGGTCAGCGACGGTGAGCACATAACTTATGCCGACCTCGACCGGCGCACGAACCAGGTCGCCGCCGCGTTGCTCGCGCTCGGGGTGCGAAAGGGTGATCGGGTCGCGGCACTGCTGGTCAATTCAGCCGAGTTCATCCAGGTGCTGATGGGCTGCGCCAAGATCGGCGCTGTCACAGTGCCGATCAACGTACGGCTCGCCGGACCGGAGATCGGTTACATCCTGGCTGACTCTGGCGCTGATGTTCTCATCTTCCATGATCCGTTGGCCGCGCAGGCCACACGGGCCGTCACCGAACCCGGGGTCCGCGTGCGCCACCTCGTGCGCGCCGGCGGAGTACCGGCGCCGGGTGAGTTCGGCTACGGAGACCTCGTCTCGGGCGCGGAGCCCGAACCAGTCGACGGTGACGTCGACGGCCGCGACCCCGCGTTCGTCATGTACACATCGGGGACGACAGGCCGTCCCAAGGGAGCCATCCTCACCCACGACAACCTGCTGTGGAACGCGATCAACGTCCTCGGCACAGACATGGGCCTGCGCGCCGAGGACGTCACGGTCGCGGTAGCGCCGATGTTTCACATCGGCGGGCTGGGAGCACACACGCTGCCGTTGCTCTACGTGGGCGGCACCAGCGTCATCATGCCGTCCTTCGACCCGAGGGCGACATTGCAAGCAATGGCTGATCACCGCGTGACCGTCCAGTTCATGGTGCCGGCCATGTGGACCGCGCTCACACAGGTGCCCGATTTCGATTCGTTCGATCTGTCCGCGCTCCGTTTCGCGATGGGCGGCGGGTCGCCCGTCCCATTGACGGTGATCGATTTCATGCGCGAGCGAGGAGTGCCCTTCACCGAGGGCTTCGGCATGACCGAGACCGCTCCGCTGGTGACCATTCTCGACGCCGACAACATTACCAAGCGGGCAGGTTCGATCGGCCGCGTCGCAATGCACGTCGATGCCCGTATCGTCGACGACGACGACCGCGACGTTGCGACCGACACCGTAGGCGAACTGATCGTGCGTGGCCCGAACGTATTCGCCGGCTACTGGATGAAGGCCGAGGCGAGCGCCGAGGCCTTCCGCGGTGGCTGGTTCCACACCGGCGATCTCGGGCGCATGGATGCTGAGGGCTACATCACTCTCGTCGACCGCAAGAAGGACATGATCATCTCCGGTGGCGAGAACGTCTACCCAATCGAGGTCGAGCAGGTCCTCTTCCGCCACCCGGCGCTGCTCGACGCCGCAGTGATCGGCGGCAAGGACCCGAAGTGGGGCGAACGCGTGGTGGCGGTCGTCGTCGCCGACCCCGCAACACAGGCTCCGTGTGCCGAGGAGATAGTGGCCTGGTGCCGGGAACGGTTGGCGCACTTCAAGTGCCCACGCGACGTGCACTTCGTCGCCGAACTGCCGCGCAACGCCACCGGCAAGCTGCTCAAAACCGCACTGCGCGAGCAGTTTACGGGTATCAAGGGCGGAGTCGTCCTGCGCTGA